In Bacteroidales bacterium, one genomic interval encodes:
- the rpoC gene encoding DNA-directed RNA polymerase subunit beta', with protein sequence MAFRRENKLSSDFNKVKVGLASPEEILENSHGEVLKPETINYRTYKPERDGLFCERIFGPVKDYECHCGKYKRIRYKGIVCDRCGVEVTEKKVRRERMGHIALVVPVAHIWYFRSLPNKIGLLLGLPTKKLDSIIYYERYAVINPGIKAQDGIKYLDFLSEEEYLDILESLPKDNQQLDDSDPNKFIADMGADALYKLLSRLDLDELSFSLRNKADNETSQQRKKEALKRLQVVEAFRASTDTNRPEWMITKVVPVIPPELRPLVPLDGGRFATSDLNDLYRRVIIRNNRLKRLIEIKAPEVILRNEKRMLQEAVDSLFDNSRKSNSVKTDSNRALKSLSDSLKGKQGRFRQNLLGKRVDYSARSVISVGPELKMHECGIPKDMAAELYKPFVIRKLIERGIVKTVKSAKKIVDRKDPVVWDILENVMKGHPVLLNRAPTLHRLGIQAFQPKLIEGKAIQLHPLACTPFNADFDGDQMAVHLPLGNASIVEAQLLMLSTHNVLNPANGAPITVPSQDMVLGLYYITKERKGAKGEGLRFYSPEEAIIAYNEGAVDLHAGVKVRIKDYDENGNEVNKIIDTTIGRIVFNDYIPDGFGFVNKLLTKKNLRDLIGDVLKRTNAPKIAQFLDDIKDLGFHMSFRGGLSFNMDDVIIPEEKEELVPAAYQQVEEVMNNYNMGFITNKERYNQIIDIWTHTNANLTQTLMNKLSSDNQGFNPVYMMLDSGARGSKEQIRQLSGMRGLMAKPQKSGTAGAEIIENPILSNFKEGLSVLEYFISTHGARKGLADTALKTADAGYLTRRLVDVSQDVIVREVDCGTLRGLVVEPIKKNEEIIETLGERILGRLSVHDIYHPFTGELIVESGSMITEEVARQIEESPLEQVEVRSVLTCETKDGVCSKCYGRNLATGKLVEKGEAVGVIAAQSIGEPGTQLTLRTFHVGGTASNIAANNSIVSKYDGYLELDEIRTVQKEEEDGKKVDIVIGRLAEMRIIDKNTNIVLTTNNIPYGSKLYFNSGDEVKKGEVICEWDPYNAVIISEAEGKVQFKNVIQGITYKEESDEQTGFKEKVIVETKDKKKNPEIQVVNEQGDVLKTYNLPVGAHVIAEEGDEVKTGDTLVKIPRTAGKSGDITGGLPRVTELFEARNPSNPAVVSEIDGEVSFGKIKRGNREIIIQSKTGEVKKYLVSLSKQILVQENDYVKAGTPLSDGAITPSDILSIKGPTKVQEYIVNEVQEVYRLQGVKINDKHFEIIVRQMMRKVLIEDPGDTKFLENQIADKWEFQEENDWIYDKKVIVDAGDSENFRSGQIVTARKLRDENSMLKRRDMKPIQARDAVPATSSQKLQGITRAALQTKSFLSAASFQETTRVLNEAAIRGKEDPLIGLKENVIVGHKIPAGSGNRDFDDIIVGSMEDYQQMTRSEKEKQEANSK encoded by the coding sequence ATGGCATTCAGAAGGGAAAATAAATTATCAAGCGATTTTAATAAAGTTAAAGTGGGTTTGGCTTCTCCCGAGGAAATTTTGGAAAATTCCCATGGAGAAGTACTTAAGCCCGAAACAATCAATTACAGGACTTATAAACCAGAACGCGACGGATTATTCTGCGAACGGATATTCGGCCCTGTGAAAGATTATGAATGTCATTGCGGAAAATACAAAAGAATCCGCTATAAAGGCATTGTATGTGACAGATGTGGGGTAGAGGTTACAGAGAAGAAGGTTCGCCGGGAGCGTATGGGACATATTGCCCTTGTGGTTCCTGTAGCCCATATCTGGTATTTCCGGTCCTTACCCAATAAAATAGGATTGCTGCTGGGGCTTCCAACCAAAAAGCTTGATTCAATTATATATTATGAAAGGTATGCCGTTATAAATCCCGGAATTAAAGCCCAGGACGGCATAAAATATCTCGATTTTCTCTCTGAGGAAGAGTATCTGGATATACTGGAATCATTACCCAAGGATAATCAGCAGTTAGACGATTCAGACCCCAATAAGTTTATAGCTGATATGGGGGCTGACGCACTTTACAAACTTTTATCCCGACTGGACCTGGATGAACTGTCTTTTTCACTCCGTAATAAGGCAGACAATGAGACTTCCCAGCAGAGGAAAAAGGAAGCGCTTAAACGGCTTCAGGTTGTTGAGGCTTTCCGGGCTTCCACAGATACCAACCGTCCGGAATGGATGATTACCAAAGTAGTGCCTGTCATTCCCCCGGAATTGAGACCATTGGTTCCTCTTGATGGAGGTCGTTTTGCTACATCCGACCTGAATGATCTGTACAGAAGGGTTATCATCAGGAATAACCGGCTAAAAAGACTCATCGAGATCAAAGCGCCTGAAGTGATTCTTCGTAACGAAAAGCGTATGCTTCAGGAAGCTGTAGATTCGCTGTTCGACAATTCCAGAAAATCCAATTCAGTCAAAACCGATTCCAATAGGGCACTCAAGTCATTAAGCGACAGCCTTAAGGGTAAGCAGGGTCGGTTCAGACAGAACCTGCTTGGTAAACGGGTTGATTATTCTGCACGCTCAGTGATTAGTGTAGGACCTGAGTTGAAAATGCATGAGTGTGGAATTCCCAAGGATATGGCTGCAGAGCTATATAAGCCTTTCGTAATCAGGAAATTGATTGAACGGGGTATTGTTAAGACCGTGAAATCTGCCAAAAAAATTGTGGACAGGAAGGACCCGGTTGTTTGGGATATCCTTGAAAATGTGATGAAAGGTCATCCGGTTCTTTTGAATCGTGCTCCTACACTTCACCGACTGGGAATTCAGGCATTCCAGCCCAAATTGATCGAGGGTAAAGCCATTCAGTTGCATCCTCTGGCATGTACACCGTTTAATGCCGACTTCGACGGCGACCAGATGGCTGTACACCTGCCTTTAGGTAATGCTTCCATTGTGGAAGCACAGTTGCTGATGCTTTCCACCCATAATGTGTTAAATCCTGCAAATGGCGCCCCTATTACCGTGCCATCTCAGGACATGGTGCTTGGGTTGTATTATATTACCAAGGAGCGTAAAGGAGCCAAGGGCGAGGGCCTTAGGTTCTATTCTCCCGAAGAGGCAATAATTGCCTATAATGAGGGCGCTGTTGACTTACATGCCGGTGTGAAGGTTCGGATAAAAGATTATGATGAAAACGGAAATGAGGTCAATAAGATAATTGATACCACCATTGGCCGGATTGTCTTTAATGATTATATACCTGATGGCTTCGGTTTCGTCAACAAATTGCTTACCAAAAAGAACCTGAGGGATCTTATCGGTGATGTGTTAAAGCGCACCAATGCACCGAAAATCGCTCAGTTTTTGGATGATATTAAAGATCTTGGGTTCCATATGTCTTTCCGCGGAGGACTGTCGTTTAATATGGACGATGTTATCATACCTGAAGAAAAAGAAGAATTGGTACCCGCGGCCTATCAGCAGGTAGAGGAGGTAATGAATAACTACAACATGGGCTTCATTACCAATAAAGAAAGGTATAACCAGATCATTGACATCTGGACCCATACCAACGCCAACCTGACTCAAACGTTGATGAACAAGCTCAGCAGCGATAATCAGGGATTTAATCCCGTTTATATGATGCTGGATTCCGGTGCCAGGGGATCTAAAGAACAGATACGACAGTTGTCCGGCATGAGAGGCTTGATGGCCAAACCTCAAAAATCAGGAACAGCAGGCGCTGAGATTATTGAGAATCCCATTCTGTCAAATTTTAAAGAAGGTCTTTCTGTACTTGAATACTTTATATCTACCCACGGTGCCCGGAAAGGTCTTGCTGATACTGCACTGAAAACGGCAGACGCAGGTTACCTGACCCGCCGACTGGTAGATGTCTCCCAGGATGTAATTGTAAGGGAAGTGGATTGCGGTACGCTGAGAGGACTGGTTGTTGAACCCATCAAGAAAAACGAGGAGATCATCGAGACCCTCGGTGAACGAATCCTGGGAAGATTATCGGTACATGATATATATCATCCATTTACCGGCGAGTTGATTGTTGAGTCCGGCTCAATGATTACCGAGGAAGTAGCCCGGCAGATTGAAGAATCACCCCTTGAGCAGGTAGAAGTACGTTCGGTATTAACTTGTGAAACAAAAGACGGTGTTTGTTCAAAATGCTACGGACGAAATCTGGCCACCGGTAAACTGGTTGAAAAAGGAGAAGCTGTAGGGGTGATCGCAGCTCAGTCAATCGGCGAGCCCGGAACTCAGCTTACATTGAGAACTTTCCACGTCGGTGGTACAGCCTCGAATATTGCCGCAAACAACAGTATCGTATCCAAGTATGACGGATATCTTGAGCTGGATGAGATCCGTACCGTACAAAAAGAGGAAGAAGACGGTAAGAAGGTGGATATCGTAATCGGCAGATTGGCTGAAATGAGAATTATTGACAAGAATACCAATATTGTTCTTACGACCAATAATATACCTTATGGTTCCAAGCTTTACTTTAACAGCGGGGATGAAGTTAAAAAAGGCGAGGTAATCTGTGAATGGGATCCCTATAATGCAGTGATTATTTCTGAAGCTGAAGGTAAGGTCCAGTTCAAGAACGTTATCCAGGGCATCACTTATAAAGAGGAGTCTGACGAACAAACCGGATTCAAGGAGAAGGTTATTGTCGAAACCAAAGATAAGAAGAAGAATCCCGAGATACAGGTGGTCAATGAACAGGGAGATGTATTGAAGACCTATAACTTGCCCGTGGGAGCACACGTTATTGCCGAAGAGGGAGATGAAGTCAAGACGGGGGATACGTTGGTTAAGATCCCGAGAACCGCTGGTAAATCGGGTGACATCACCGGAGGTCTGCCTCGTGTTACTGAATTATTTGAAGCCAGAAACCCCTCAAATCCTGCAGTTGTCTCAGAGATTGACGGAGAGGTTTCTTTTGGTAAGATTAAGCGGGGTAACCGGGAGATCATTATCCAGTCGAAGACCGGTGAAGTTAAAAAGTATCTGGTTTCTCTCTCAAAACAAATTCTGGTTCAGGAAAATGACTATGTTAAGGCTGGTACACCACTCTCCGACGGTGCTATTACTCCTTCTGATATCCTCTCCATTAAAGGACCTACCAAGGTTCAGGAGTATATCGTAAATGAGGTTCAGGAGGTTTACAGGCTTCAGGGCGTTAAGATCAATGACAAACACTTTGAGATTATTGTTCGGCAAATGATGCGTAAGGTTCTTATTGAAGATCCCGGTGATACCAAGTTTCTTGAAAATCAGATTGCAGATAAGTGGGAGTTCCAGGAAGAAAACGATTGGATCTATGATAAGAAGGTAATTGTTGATGCCGGAGATTCCGAGAACTTTCGGTCTGGTCAGATTGTTACCGCCAGAAAACTGAGGGATGAGAATTCCATGCTCAAACGAAGAGACATGAAGCCGATTCAGGCAAGAGATGCAGTTCCGGCAACCTCAAGCCAGAAACTTCAGGGAATCACCCGTGCTGCATTGCAGACCAAGAGCTTCCTGTCGGCTGCTTCCTTCCAGGAAACCACACGGGTTCTGAATGAAGCTGCCATACGAGGTAAGGAAGATCCGCTGATCGGATTGAAGGAAAACGTTATCGTTGGTCATAAGATACCGGCAGGTTCCGGAAACAGAGACTTTGATGATATTATCGTTGGTTCGATGGAGGATTACCAACAAATGACCAGAAGTGAAAAGGAGAAACAGGAAGCAAATTCTAAATAA
- a CDS encoding DUF3467 domain-containing protein — protein sequence MSDQQNNNHSNEGGNNKNQIDINLNEDVAQGIYSNLAVINHSSSEFILDFIRVMPGVHKADVKSRVILTPEHAKRFLNALNDNIQKYEEMYGEINVDKKGKGPDIPMNFGGPAAQA from the coding sequence ATGAGTGATCAGCAAAATAACAACCACAGCAATGAAGGGGGAAATAATAAGAATCAGATTGACATTAATCTGAATGAGGATGTGGCACAGGGTATTTATTCAAATCTGGCTGTTATTAATCATTCCAGTTCAGAATTTATCCTTGATTTTATAAGGGTAATGCCTGGTGTTCATAAAGCAGATGTGAAATCGCGGGTGATTTTAACCCCCGAACATGCCAAGCGTTTTCTGAATGCGCTGAATGACAATATTCAAAAGTATGAGGAGATGTACGGTGAGATTAATGTGGATAAAAAAGGAAAAGGCCCTGACATTCCGATGAATTTTGGTGGGCCGGCAGCGCAGGCTTGA